In Candidatus Atribacteria bacterium, a genomic segment contains:
- a CDS encoding OmpH family outer membrane protein: MQVIEKRVEVKVILILLFSVIIFLFLNNQNIEAAAGKIGLVNLAEVISGHPYTQNINQLSQNLREELQKRQEELNAQGKGLDETGLKKLEDKFNKEWSPIKDKILAEIKSYQAARYSDIIEAIKVIGDKGKYDLILNSEIKVPAGNDILNYPIALYGGEDITQDVLVEINRKLEEGQKEKNKTP, translated from the coding sequence ATGCAAGTAATAGAAAAAAGAGTAGAAGTAAAAGTCATTTTGATTTTATTGTTTTCGGTGATTATTTTTTTGTTTTTAAATAACCAAAACATTGAAGCAGCAGCGGGAAAGATAGGTTTGGTTAATTTAGCTGAAGTTATATCCGGTCATCCTTATACCCAAAATATTAATCAACTCAGTCAAAATTTGCGAGAAGAACTTCAAAAACGACAGGAAGAATTAAATGCACAAGGGAAAGGACTTGATGAGACCGGACTTAAAAAATTGGAAGATAAATTTAATAAAGAATGGTCTCCCATTAAAGATAAGATCCTTGCCGAGATAAAATCATATCAGGCGGCTCGTTATTCAGATATTATTGAGGCAATTAAAGTAATAGGAGATAAAGGGAAATATGATTTAATATTAAATAGTGAGATAAAAGTACCGGCTGGAAACGATATTTTAAATTATCCTATTGCCCTCTACGGAGGAGAAGATATTACTCAGGATGTATTAGTAGAGATTAATAGAAAATTAGAAGAAGGACAGAAAGAAAAGAATAAAACACCATGA
- the fabZ gene encoding 3-hydroxyacyl-ACP dehydratase FabZ, producing the protein MKHSLSIREILNLLPHRYPFLLVDKILEQEENKITGIKNVTINEPFFQGHFPEHPVMPGVLIIEAMAQTVGVLMFSKEENKGKIPLFAGIDKARFKKSVYPGDQLKIKVEIVKMVKGIGKAKAEAYVDENMVASAELLFTAV; encoded by the coding sequence ATGAAACATTCGTTATCAATAAGAGAAATTTTAAATCTTTTGCCTCATCGTTATCCCTTTTTATTAGTGGATAAAATATTAGAGCAGGAAGAAAATAAGATTACAGGGATTAAGAATGTTACTATAAACGAACCTTTTTTTCAGGGGCATTTTCCGGAACATCCGGTGATGCCCGGTGTGCTTATAATTGAAGCTATGGCTCAAACCGTTGGAGTTCTAATGTTTTCCAAAGAAGAAAACAAGGGGAAAATTCCTTTATTCGCTGGTATCGATAAGGCTCGCTTTAAAAAATCGGTTTATCCCGGAGATCAATTGAAAATTAAAGTAGAAATCGTAAAAATGGTAAAGGGGATTGGTAAGGCGAAAGCAGAAGCCTATGTAGATGAAAATATGGTAGCCTCTGCAGAGCT